Sequence from the Agrococcus sp. SL85 genome:
AAGGCGGAGGTGGTCTCGTTCGACGACCTGGACGCCGCCGGCACGATGGCCGAGGCGAAGTCGAAGGGCCGCGTGCGCATCGAGGGCAAGGACTACGTCATGGCCGACGGCGACGTGGTCGAGTTCCGCTTCAACGTGTAGTCAGGGGCTGACCGGCCCGGAATCATGCGGAAGTTGTGGCCTCTCGGGCTTCAGAGTCCGCAGAGAGTCCGCAAGAAGTTGCCATGAGGTCCGCGGCGGCCGCTCGGGTGCGGTCTTCGGCCGTGGGCCACAGGTGCCCGTAGGTGTTTAGGGTCGTCGTCGCTTTGGCGTGGCCGAGCGCGCGTTGCACGGTCACGACGTCGCAGCCAGCGGCGATTAGGCCCGACGCGTAGAAGTGACGCAGGTCGTGCAGCCGGAACGACTCGAGGCCCGCTGCGGCGAGGGTCTTGTGCCACCAGTAGCCGACCGTGTTCTGGTGGGGCGGATCGCCGAACGGCCCGACGAACAGCCACTGCTCGTCGCCCCGCACGCCGATCTCCTCCGCGTGACGGGCGATCATGGCCACGAGCTCGTCGGCGATGAACACGTCGCGCTCGCTGCCGTGCTTCGGGGGAGTGACCTTGATCTTGCCCGCGCCGGCCCGTTGTACCTGCCGCCCGACGTGCATCTGGCGCTTGAGAAACTGCACGTCGCCGAGCTGCATACCGGACGCCTCTCCGAGCCGTAAACCGGCGAACGCGCACAGGGCGATGTAGAGGCGGAACCAGTCCGGTGCGGCGCTCATAGCGGCGCTGACGGCGTCGGGGGAGGGAATCTGCATCGCGTGCTGGGCGCGACGGATGCGGGGCAGCTTTACGCCCTCGGAAGGATCACGCGCGATGAGACGATCGCGCGCCGCGGCGCGCAGCACCGGTCGGGCCGGTCACCACGACGGCCCGACCGGAGTCGCGCTCATCTCGCAGCGCTACCGCGACAGCATTCGAGCCGCGCGGCCCAGCACTCGCCCAAAGCGCACATGCCCTCCATCTGATAGAGCAGACGGCATCGTCGCCTCAGCAGCCTCCTGTTTGAGCCGGTCCGCAAGCTCCCTCAAGTCGTCGAGCTTGGCGATCATCGCGAAGTAGATCAAGACGACGCCGAGCCCGAGCAGCACGAAGTAAGCCGTGCCTCCGCCGCCCTCGAGGGTGCCGTCGGAGGCAATCAGGCCGACCGACCACAACAGCAGAGCGAACATCGTCGAAAGCGCCACCAGATACACGACCCACACCGCACGCGCCCAACGATGCGGCCGACCCACATCGCTCCTCGCCTGCGCTCGACCGAAGGCCAGCACAACGAAGAAGATCGGCACGGTCGTCGCGACAAACGGCGCGAGGTCGTCACTCAAGTCCACGCTCGGACACTACGGCCCAGCGCCAACACCTAGGACACCCACCCAGGGGTGCCCTATCACCCTCACCAGCAGGCCCTCCGGGGTTAGCAGGCTTCTCTCTCCGGCTTTTTTCACCAGAGCGGCACGTGCGAGGAGAAGGAACGCGGGTGTCGCCCACGGAGGTGTTGACGGCCTGTTGCCGTGGAAAAAACACTACGGACAGATGTTGCCTAGCGCCGGAGGGCCGGAGAGGAGGCGCATAGGGAGGGGTGCCCCTGCTCTTCAGGTTTGCTGGTCTGAGCGCTGGCCGGGCGATGCAGCTTTGGCTTCGCCTGTCGCGCTACCCGGAATCGCCGTGAGGCTCCTCCTCCATTCGCTGCCGCGCTGATGCATCTTCCCGAGAACCGCGATGACGCCATCGCGTGCGCGGATTAGTAGGGGCATCAGGACAAGTAGAACGGCCGCGATGATGAGGTCCGGGTAGACGCCTTCCCATCGCAGGCCCTGGATGGTCTTGATGAGTGCGAGCACTAGTAGACCGATGGCGGATCCTCCGGAGGCGAGTGCCGCCACCCTGATCACTTCCGGCCAGATGCTTCGGATCCGCGGCTCTGGGATGGCCTCTCGGATGGCGGCATCCAACAGTTTGTGGGTGTCCGGGTGGGCGTCGATCGCTCCTGCAGCCGACGCGAGTTTTTCTAGTTCGCGAATGTGACTCGGTACGCTCTGCGCGCCGATGACGGCGGCAAGAATCACCGAGGTCGCGGCGATCACGCCGACGATTATCGTGGAGTCCACAGGAGAGCCGGTGTCGAAGATGCCCACTGCCTACCGGCCGCTTACGCGACCACTGCGCCGCGGCTTCCGCCGGACCCGCCCTTAGTGACGACTGTTGCGTAGCCGCTCACGAGCGACTCAATACCCTCGGCGCTGATAGCGCTCCCCGACACCGTGACGATGCGGCTGAGGATGGCTTCTGCGGCGTTGTCACGCAGCTCAGGATCGATTGGCATGGTGTCTCCGATAGTAGTTTCACTCAACCTATGCGGCGAGAGCCAGTCAGTTCACGCCCCGGCGGAGTTCTATGTCGGCGCCTGTCTCAGCAGTCGTCAGCGCCTCTTCGCCCGCCGCCGCGCATGTCATCTCGGAGTCGAGATCAAGTGTGTCGATGGCCGTTCATGTCTCTCGGCGTAGGCATCGAACCGTCAGGCTTGGCGCGAAGGATTGGCGAGGGCGTGCCCGGCTCGGGCAGGAAGGTCTCAGGCTTCCACTTCGCCGGCTGCTCGAATGTCGACCCGTTCGCATCGCTAACGGTCTCGGGTAGCTGGCTGTTGCGGAGTTTGTCTCGCCCGATGATTCGGGAAGCGGGCATCAGCTGCTTGAGCTCTTCAGAGTGGCGTCCCGGAGGGAAAAACGCCGCGTAGAAGCCGGATGGATTGAGACGCATCGCTTCGCGCACCGCAGGCGCGGCGTCGCTGTCCCCCGATAGGAGGAAGTAGTCATCGGCCTCGGGCGCGATCGCATCGCGAGCGATCGCGAGCGCAAGGTTGACGTCGGTCTCTTTCTCCTCATACGACGTCCACTCCGCTCCGCAGGCCTTGCATGCAACTGACTTCGATTGGTAGCGACCCAGCCTGACCGCGATGCGTTCGGGGTGCAATGCCTCGAGCGCCGCGATGTACGTATCCTGCCGCGATAGCGCTTCTGAGTCATCCAGGACGCGAGCGGAGAAGTAGTTGACTCGGACCACCTCAGAGTCGGGTCGATAGTTCTCCATGAGTCGAACCAGGTCGAGCCAGAGGTATCGATGAGCGAAGGAGTCGCGGACTCCGTTGTAGAGGTTGAAGCCATCCACGTAGGCGATGAGTTTTTTCCGCGACATGAAGCGATCGTAGTCTTGGGCGTACCACGTATCGGTGGTACGTTTGTGGCACACCCCACATCGGTTGAGGCATCCCAGCTGGTGTTTGACGGCCCCCTCTTCGGAGCGGGGCCGTCGTTGTGTCTTCGAGGCGCGTCAGGCTGCTCAGGCGTTGAGCGGCGGCTTCTGCGGCATGAGCGGCCGAGAAGGCGGCAGGTCCCCGCCGGATAGTGATCGCCGGCTTGCGTGCTCGTAGAGCGCGAGGACGCCGGCGTAACGCCACGTCTCTAGCGATGCGTCATCCCTTGCCCGGACGATTGCCGTCGTAGTCCGCGTGCCACTCCAGGAACGGGGGCACCTTGATCGTGATGCAGCCGCCCTTCAGCGGTCCCATGTCGTTCGGGGACACGAGGAGGCGAACCTCGACCTCATCGAGCTCTTGGTCGCCAACCGCGTCACGAGCAGCCGCGAGGATCGCGTCATTGACAGACTCGACACTCGGGGTAGATGCCGCGGTCGGGTGCTCGGAGCGCCGCTTTGCGATCTCGGGGTCCGTCATGTGAGCTTCGATGTACTGACGGGTCAGCTTCAGCGCCATTGCGGTCTCCGATCTCGGTCTTGACGCCAGTGTGACCCCAGCGCCGCGCTTCTGCAACAGCGTCTGTTTAAGTGTGCGCGCCAACCACAGCCCTCCACGATCGTCTCGGCTCGCAGTTCGAGCCGAGCAAGAGCAGCCGTACGATCGCGGGTGATGTCCTTGAGTGGCCTGGGGAAAGCCCGAACGGCTGGACTGGTCGCTACGGGGTCTTGCAGGCTCTCGGGTCGCGGGACGCGCCCAGTCAGCCGGCGAGCCCCAGAACGGTCGCGATTGCGGAGGGCAGCGATACGACGACCGCCAGGCCAGCGATACCCAGGCCCAGCCAGGTGAGCTTCGTCGCCACCTGCTGGCTTGCGGCGCTCTGCTTCATGGCTTCTCGCTGCGTGTCGAGTAGTGCCGACTGCGCCATGACCTGCCGACTCAGAAGTTCCGTCATTGCATCGAGCCGTTCGACCTGCGCTTCGACGGATTCCGCGATGTCGTGCTGAACGGGGTCGATGGATACGTTCATGAGCCGAGAATCGAGGAGCTCGGGGAAGCGCTTCTCCAACGGTTGCGGCTCCCACATGTGGGCCGGCCCGACGATGTCGCGCATGGCGCCCAACCAGCCGTTGTCCACTTTCGCCGCGGCCGCGACAGCGGCACTCACCTGCGATGCGGTGTCCTCGGTGAAGCCGGCCAGTTCTGCGAGGCGCATAGTCGGGATCTCACGGAGCGGTCTGTGCGGTTCGTCGCGCTGGGCGTCCTCTGAGGCATCGTCCGGGGGCCGGCGCGGGTCTTTGTCGCTCATGGCAGCAACGTACTTCTCACCGCCCACCTATGCCGGGCGTGCGATCGCTCGGCATCGAGGCTCTTGCTGTCGGAGCAGAGTAGTCGCCTTCACTGCAGAGCACATCCTGTTGCAGCACTGTTCCGCAGTACGGGCGCGCATCCACCGGGAAGTCGAGCATGGCGCGAGGCTAGCCCTCAGTCCGCAGAAAGTCCGCAAGAGCTTCCGTCGAGGGCAGTACGCCACAATGACCACATGACCCTGATTCCGCTGAACGACAGGGGAGTCAGTGACTCCCAACTGCTGACTGACCGGTCGCAGTCGTTCCGCTTCCACGTGTGATCGTGGGCCACCGCGGGTCGTTCGCCAGCCTCGAAGACCTCCTGGCGGCAGCGCCCGCGAGCCCCGGCCTCAGCGCGGCGGTGCTCGGCGAGGACGGCGACGTGGCGGCGGCGGGCGTCGGCCTGCTCGCGGCCGACGGGCAGCGCCCGGTCGGCACGGCCTCGATGTTCCACGCGGCGTCGATGAGCAAGCTCGTCACGGCCGTCGTGGTGCTCCGCCTCGTGGCGCGGGGGCTCCTCGACCTCGATGCGGACATCGCGGGGCGCACAGGCGGCTGGACGCTGCCGCGGGCGCAGTCGGACGCCGCCGTCTCGCTCCGGACGCTGCTGAGCCACCACGGCGGCATCGAGGACGACGACGACGCCTTCGGGCCGCTGCGCGACGGGCAGGCGACGCCGTCGCTCGAGGAGGTGCTGCGCGGCGAGCACCCTCTGGTGCCGCGCCCGGTCCGCGGGGTCCGCGCGCCGGGGGAGGCCTTCGTCTACTCCGACGCCGGGTACTGCGTCGTCGAGCAGGTGCTGGCATCGAGCACGCGCACGCCCTTCGCCGAGCTCGCCCGCGAGCTCGTGCTCGAGCCGCTCGGCATGGCCCGCAGCGGGTTCGGCGTCCCGCCGCGCGATGACGCCGACGTCGCCGACGGCCACGATGCGCGCGGCGCGGTCATTGCGGAGCGGCGGCCCGACTATCCCTACCAAGCCGCCGCGGGCCTCTGGTCGACCCCCTCCGACCTCGCGCTGCTGCTGCGGGAGCTCGGACTGGCGCTCCGTGGCGTGGGAGCGCTCGGCATCCCGCCGTCGCTCGCCGCGGCGCAGCCTGCGCCCGCAGCCGGGCGCCCCGTGGGCGGGCCTCGGCGTGCTGCTCGGCGGCGCGCCCGAGCGGCCGCGCGCGGTCTCGCTGGGATGGGGCGAGGGGTTCCAGTGCATGCTCCGCGCCGTGCCGCACGAGGGCCGCGCGGTCGTCGTGATGACGAACGCCGACCCGGGCGTGCCCCAGGAGGCCTCGATCACGGGTCGCGTCGTCGCGCTGCTCGAGGCGGAGGCGCGGTCGCCCGAGGCCTGAGGCCGCGCCAGCGCGCCGTCAGGCCCCGCGCGCCGCGCGCTCGTCGCGCAGCCGCTCGAGGTTCTGCAGCGGGCTCCAGGCGCCGATCCGCGGGTGGTCGATCGTGACGCCCACGACCCCGGCCGCGCTCAGGGACACGGCCCAGTCGAGCGCGCCCGGCAGCGGCATGCCGAACATCGGCACCGGCTCGCCCTCCGCCACCAGCCCTGCACCGTGCGCGGCGTCCCTCGCCCGCTCGGCGGTGCTGAACGCGCAGAGCATCGCACCCTGCGGCGCGGCCAGCGCGTAGGGCTGCGGGCTCTCCGGCGTGCCGCGGTTCACGAAGAACCAGTGGTCGAGCGCGGTGACGGCGCGCCACAGCGCGACCTGCGGCTCGATCCGCTCGGGCGCCGCGCGGCACGCCGCATCGAGCCGGTCGAGCCTGCGCGAGCACCGCCGGGGTCGGCGGGGGCGGCGGCGAGGCCGCGCCGTCGGGTGCGGCCTCGGGGCGATCGGGTCGCTCGTGCATCTCGGCTCCTCTGGTCGACGTCGCCTCCACCGTGCCAGGTGGTGGCCCGCGCTCCCTGAGCGGCGCCGCCGAGCGCGCCGCGGAGCAGGATTCCCAGTCATCGCACATGTTCGGGGGCGAGCGAGATGGTTCGATGATCGAACAGTTCGATCGCGGGGAGCGATCGGACGTTCGCAGGGAGCAGGGCGGTCACGACATGGCGATCGAAGCGGATTCGGTGCCTCCAAGCTCTCCCGTGCCTGCGGGCGCCGCGGATCGGCTGCTCGCGCTCACGGCGCGCGGCGACCGCGCGGCGTTCGAGGCGCTCTACGTCGCGACCGCGCCGCGCCTGCTGGGGCTCGCTCGTGCGGTGCTGGCCGACGCCGCGGAGGCTGAAGGCGTCGTGCAGGCCGCCTTCGTGCAGGCCTGGCGCGAGGCGCCGCGCCGCTCCGCCGCGGCCGGCGGCGCGCTCGCGTGGCTCCTCGGCATCGTGCACGCGCGCGCGGTGGAGCGCCTGCGCGAGGCTCGCGCGGAGGCCGCGACGACGCACGACGGCGGCGCCGATCCGGCCGACGACCACGAGCTGCTCTCGCTCGCCTACCTCCAGGGGCTCACGCGCGGTCAGATCGCGACGCGGCTGGGCCTCAGCCTCGAGGACGCCACGGCGCGGCTCGCGGCAGGCATGCGTCGACTGCACGGCGGCACGGGCGCCGCGCCCTCCGTCTGACGCGTCGCGTCGAACGAGCCCGCGAGGCGTCGGCCGATTGAGGCTCGCGCGCTGAGCGATGAGCCATGAGCGCTGAGCCCGCTCTGCTCAGCGCGCCGCGTCCGCGATCGACTGCTGCCGCGGCCCCTCGAGCACCATCTCCCACTCCTCGCGGATGAGGTCGTGCTCGAGCCGGATGATGTCGAGCACGCGCGCACCGGCGGCGTCCTCGAGCTCGAGGATGTGGCGGCCGTTGAAGGTCTCCTGCGCGCGCAGCACGGTGCCCGGCTTCCGGCACCCCATGCCGCCCAGGCGCACGCGCCACAGGTAGCTCTCGCGGCCCCGCATCGAGAAGCCGGGCGAGCCCATGAGGTGCCAGACGACATCCGGGTGCACGACCTCCGCGAGCGCGGCCCAGTCGTGGTCGCGCATCGCCGAGAGTGCGCGCTCGATGGGCTCGGGCAGGTCGGGCCGGAGGTCGCGCGCTGTGGATGCCATGGTGCGTCGGACGCTATCCCGGCGGCCGTCGCGGCAGGTGTGCGCGGGCTCCGCGCCCGCTGACCGCGGCGCGGGGGCGCGCGGTCCGCGGGCCCGAGGGACGCGGCGGGGAGCGGAGCCGGAGTCCGCATCCAGCCCGCTCGCAGGCTCCTCCGGCACGATGTACCCCGGTACTCCTGGCGCGGGCAACGCGTTGGAGACGGCCATCGTGAACGCTCCCAGACGCTGTCGACGGGAGCGTTCGCGCGTCACGGGCGACGGCGCCCCTCCGGGTGCCGTCGTCGCCGTGGCGATCGGCGCGGCTCAGGCGGCGCTCGCGGCGCAGGCGATGCAGACGGCTCAGGTTGCGCAGCCGGCTCAGGCCGCGCAGGCGATGCAGCTCGTCGCCCCGGGGCGAGCCTCGAGCCGCGCGGGGTCGATCGGTCGCCCGCACGTGGCGCAGGTGCCGCCCTCGCCGCGCGCGAGCCGCGCCGCGGCCTCGTCGAGCGCGTCGAGCGCCGCGGCCTCCTCGCGCCGCAGGCCCTCGAGGCGCGACCACTCCGACGAGAGCGACACGCCGTCGGGGTCGTGCTCGTCGTCGTCGTGCAGGGCGCCCCGCGCGGCGCGCAGCTCGGCGAGCTGGCCCTCGACCTCGCGCAGCTGCGACTCGACCTCGCGGCGGCGTGCCGCGATCCTCGCTGCGCGCGCGTCGTCGCTCGCAGCCTCGGCCAGCTCCCCATCCTCCGCCATCGCGCCACCGTAGCCCGGCCCGCCCACGGCGCGCCCCGCGGCCGTCCAGGTGCGGCCGCGAGACTGGCGGCGACCGGGCGCGCCGCCGTGCGCCCGGGATGCCCGGGATGCACGGGAAGCGCAGGATGCGCAGGATGCGCGGGAGGGAGCACGGTGGACGCCGACGCGATCGTCATCGGAGCGGGGCTCGCGGGCCTCCGCGCCGCGCGCGAGCTGGAGGCCGGAGGCAGGCACGTGCTCGTGCTCGAGGCCGCCGACGCCGTGGGCGGCCGCATCCGCACCGAGCGCATCGACGGCTTCCTCGTCGACCGCGGGTTCCAGGTGCTGAACCCCGCCTACCCCGCCGTCGCGCGCGACGTCGACGTCGCGGCGCTCGGGCTGCAGCGCTTCGGCGTGGGCGCGATCGTGCGCTCGGGGAGCCGCGTCGCGCGCATCGCGCATCCGCTGCGACACCCCTCGCTGCTGCCGGCGACGCTCGCGAGCGGGCTGCTGGAGCCGCGCGAGCTGCTCGCCCTCGCCCGCTGGCTCGGCCCGACGCTCCTCGACGCGGGCGCGGCTTCGCGCGCCGCGCACGACGAGCCGCTCCGCGCCTCCCTCGACGCCGCGGGCGCCAGGGGGCCGCTGCGCAAGCAGGTGCTCGACACCTTCCTCGCGGGCGTGCTCGCCGACAGCTCGGGCGGCACCTCGGCGAACTACGCGCGGCTGCTGCTGCGCGCCTTCGCGCTCGGCGCGCCGGGTCTGCCGCGCGACGGCATGCAGGCGCTGCCGGAGCAGGCTCGCGCGCGGGCTGCGCAGCCCCGTGCGGCTCGGGACGGCCGCGAGGGCGCTGCGCGAGGAGGCCGGCGGCGTGGTGGTCGACACCGACGCCGGGGCGCTGCGCGCGCGGACGGCGGTGGTCGCGGTCTCGCCCGAGGCCCTGCCCTCGCTCACGCCGCTGCCGGCGCCGCCCGCGCACGGCCTCACCACCTGGTGGTTCCGCGCCACCGGCCGGCCGCGCACGGGTCCGTTCCTCGTGCTCGACGCCTCGCGCCGCCGCGGCGGCCCCGCGGGCCCGGTGTGGAACACGGCCGCGATCTCGGAGGCGGCGCCCTCGTACGCGCCCCGGGACGAGGTGCTCGTGCAGGCGACCACGCTGCTCGGCCGCACCGACGGGCTCGCCGGCGAGGCAGAGGTGCGCCGCGACCTCGCGCGCCTCTACGGCACGAGCACGCGCGGCTGGGAGGTGCTCGCCCACCACGTCATCCCGCGGGCGACGCCGGCGCAGGCGCCCGGGCCCGTCCGGCGCGCGGCGATCCGGGTGGGGGAGCGGGTGCTCGTCGCCGGCGATCACGCCGAGACCGCCTCGATCCAGGGCGCGCTCGTCTCGGGG
This genomic interval carries:
- a CDS encoding nuclear transport factor 2 family protein, translated to MASTARDLRPDLPEPIERALSAMRDHDWAALAEVVHPDVVWHLMGSPGFSMRGRESYLWRVRLGGMGCRKPGTVLRAQETFNGRHILELEDAAGARVLDIIRLEHDLIREEWEMVLEGPRQQSIADAAR
- a CDS encoding tyrosine-type recombinase/integrase; this encodes MLRAAARDRLIARDPSEGVKLPRIRRAQHAMQIPSPDAVSAAMSAAPDWFRLYIALCAFAGLRLGEASGMQLGDVQFLKRQMHVGRQVQRAGAGKIKVTPPKHGSERDVFIADELVAMIARHAEEIGVRGDEQWLFVGPFGDPPHQNTVGYWWHKTLAAAGLESFRLHDLRHFYASGLIAAGCDVVTVQRALGHAKATTTLNTYGHLWPTAEDRTRAAAADLMATSCGLSADSEAREATTSA
- a CDS encoding serine hydrolase domain-containing protein, encoding MLGEDGDVAAAGVGLLAADGQRPVGTASMFHAASMSKLVTAVVVLRLVARGLLDLDADIAGRTGGWTLPRAQSDAAVSLRTLLSHHGGIEDDDDAFGPLRDGQATPSLEEVLRGEHPLVPRPVRGVRAPGEAFVYSDAGYCVVEQVLASSTRTPFAELARELVLEPLGMARSGFGVPPRDDADVADGHDARGAVIAERRPDYPYQAAAGLWSTPSDLALLLRELGLALRGVGALGIPPSLAAAQPAPAAGRPVGGPRRAARRRARAAARGLAGMGRGVPVHAPRRAARGPRGRRDDERRPGRAPGGLDHGSRRRAARGGGAVARGLRPRQRAVRPRAPRARRAAARGSAAGSRRRSAGGRS
- a CDS encoding TraR/DksA family transcriptional regulator, producing MAEDGELAEAASDDARAARIAARRREVESQLREVEGQLAELRAARGALHDDDEHDPDGVSLSSEWSRLEGLRREEAAALDALDEAAARLARGEGGTCATCGRPIDPARLEARPGATSCIACAA
- a CDS encoding NYN domain-containing protein, producing MSRKKLIAYVDGFNLYNGVRDSFAHRYLWLDLVRLMENYRPDSEVVRVNYFSARVLDDSEALSRQDTYIAALEALHPERIAVRLGRYQSKSVACKACGAEWTSYEEKETDVNLALAIARDAIAPEADDYFLLSGDSDAAPAVREAMRLNPSGFYAAFFPPGRHSEELKQLMPASRIIGRDKLRNSQLPETVSDANGSTFEQPAKWKPETFLPEPGTPSPILRAKPDGSMPTPRDMNGHRHT
- a CDS encoding sigma factor codes for the protein MPAGAADRLLALTARGDRAAFEALYVATAPRLLGLARAVLADAAEAEGVVQAAFVQAWREAPRRSAAAGGALAWLLGIVHARAVERLREARAEAATTHDGGADPADDHELLSLAYLQGLTRGQIATRLGLSLEDATARLAAGMRRLHGGTGAAPSV